The Magnetospirillum sp. XM-1 genomic interval TGGGCGGCGCGGGCCGGTGGGCCAGCAGGGCCAGACCCTTGTCCAGCTTGCCGGCGCCCAGCAGAATCTGGCCAAGCATCCACTCCAGGCCAGGAGGGCGCGACTCCAGCGACAGCACCCGCCGGATCAGGGCTTCCGCCTCGTCCAGGCGTCCCTGGTCGCGGCGCAGCTTGGCGAGGTTGTAGAGCAGGTCCGCGTTCTCCCGGTCGACGGCGAGGGCTTCACCCAGCAGCGCATCGGTTTCGCCAAGCCGTCCGGCCTGCCTCAGGACGCCGGCCAAGTTGCTTATGATCGCCGGATGGCCGGTCCGGCCCAGGGCGCGGGTCAGGCTGGCGACGGCGGCGTCGCCCTTGCCCGCCATGTGCTGCATGACCGCCAGATTGGCGTTGGCCATGGCGCAGAAGGGATCGATGGCCAGGGCCTCGCCGTACAGGCGGGCGGCTTCATTCACCCGTCCCGCCGCCTGCAGGGCGGGGCCGGGGGCGGCGGTTTGCGTCGCCCGCTCCGCCTCGGCCCCGACCAGCGTGGGCGAGGGCGGCAAGGCGGGCGGTCCGTAATGGGCATGGGGGGCGATGCCGGCGGCCAGGGCCAGGACCGGCCCGGGGCTGCCGTCGAAGGGGATCGGGGAGCCGCACGCCACCTCCTCGGCAAAGCGCCACAGCCCGTATCCCGCCTGGGCGAGGCCGTCGGCGGCGGCCGATCCGTTCCGATGCTTGAAGACGACGATAGCGGCGCGGCCGGCGAGGCCGCTGACCACGGACTCTTCCCAGCCGGCCTGTCCCAGCCGCACGATGACCCGGCACCGGGCCAGATGCGGCCGTTCGTCCAGCAGGGCGGCCAGCGGACGCACCGGCGTGGCGGCCGGAACCCAGTCGGGCAGGGCGAAGACCCGCGCGCCGCCCTTCGGCTCACGCGACGCCAGGACCCGGCCCTCCCCGGCGCCGGCGGCGGCGGCGATCACCTCCACCTGATCCTCCAGCCCGGCGACGGCGAGGCTGTCGCGCAGGATATCGGCATCGGCCCGCGACGGCTCCAGGGCGATCACCAGCAGGTCCGGGCAATGGTCCAGGGCCCCGAAGACGTGATCACCGCTGCCGGCTCCCACCTCCAGCAGCAGATCGCCGGGGGCGAGGTGGGCGGCCAGGAACGCCTCCATGGCGGCGCCGGTTCCCATGGCGCGGCGGCGCTGCTGCTCATGCCGCTCGGCGGCGAGCTGGGCCAGCATCTCCATGCGCCGCCGGGCCTCGGCCAAGGGGGCGTCCCACCGGCCCGGCATGGGCTGGCGCAGCAGGCATAGGCCGGGATACCAGGGGGAATCGTCGCGGCCCTGCAGCCAGCGTTGATGGGCGGCATGGGGCAGCAGCAGCAGGACCGGCTTGCCCATGGCGGCGGCCAGATGGGCGGCGGGGCCGTCGGTGGCGATCACCAGATCCATCTCGGCGATGCGCCCGGCCAGATCGGCGAAATCGGTGACGGTCGGGGACAGGTCGGTGATCAGGCCGGGGTCGGCCCGTTCGCGTGCCTCGGCCGCCCGTGGCCCGGTCTCGAGCGAGAACAGCAATGTCCCCGGCACGGTAGCCAGATCGAGCACGCGTCCGAAATCCAGGTCATCGGCCGGGCGCTCTGCGGCCCAGGCGATGCCGACCTTGACCAGGGTGGAGGCCGGGACACGGATGCGGCGGATGCGGCCCGGCGGGGCGGTCAGATAGGGGGCGGCGGGAATGGAATCCGGCCCGACCCGCAGCAGCCAGGGCAGGTCCTCCAGGGAGGCGACATAATCGGCGGTGACGTCTTCGGGCAGGGGAGGCCCGAGCCGCAGGGTCCGCGCCACGCCGCCCATGGTCTCCAGAAGCGGGGCCAGTTCGGGCTGGACCAGCAAGGTGATGCTTGCGCCCCGTCCGGCCAGGACGGGAATGAAGCGGGCCATCATCAAGGTATCGGACAGCCCCGATTCCGCATACAGCAGCAGGCTGGCTCCCTCCAGGTCCTGGCCTTCCCATGGATGGGCGGGCAGGGGCGGACGGGGGGCGCCGGGCAGCCGGTGGCGCCACTGGGCGTTTTCCCACGATTGCGTCAGGCGGAAATTCAGCATCAGCAGCCGGGCCTGGGCGAGGCGGGCCGGCGCATCCTCGTCGTCCAGGACCAGGGCGTGGGCGATGGGGGCGGCGGCCTCGTCGACCCGCCCCAGATCCATCAGGGTCTCGGCCAGTCCCACCCGGTGCCCCGGTTGTTCGGGCTCTAAGATGATGGCGGCGTGGAAGGCGTCGAGCGCCGCCTCGCCCTCGCCCCGGCGGGCCAGCACCCGGCCCAGCGCCGCCCAGGCCGGACCGTGCCCCCGATTGAGGCGAAGGGCGCGGCGCAAGGTGGCCTCGGCCCCGGCCAGGCGCCCCTCGTCGGCCAGCAGGCGGGCCAGGCCGCACCACACGGCGACGGAATCGGGGCGTTCCATCAGCAGGATATCGATGATGGCGTGGGATTCGTCGGGCTGGTTGAGCTGGCGCAACGCTTCGGCCAGTTCCAGGCGGCAGCCCAGGTGTTGGCGGTCCATCTCCAGCAGTTCCAGGCAGAAGCGCAGCGCGTCGCGCGGCCGTCCGGCCAGCCTGGAGGTTTCGGCGGCGGCAAGGCGCGCCTCGGAATGGCTGGGGTCGAGTTCGATGATGCGGCGATAGGCTTCCAGCGCCGGGTCCATGTCGCCGTAGCGCCTGGCGACACTGGCTTCCTGCCATAGCGTATCGATGACCGCCGAGTGCTCGGAGAGGTCGGCGAATTCCAGATCGAGGTCTTCGATTTCGCTCATGGGCCAAGTCAAACCCGGCCAGGAGCGCGAATCAAGGGCTATTCCGCCGCCCGCCTGCCGTCTTTTGGTGATGCGAGGCGTTGCAGCATCTCGGCCATCTCGGCCCGGACTTCGGCGGCGGCCTTCAGCTTGATGGGGCCGAACCCACGGATGCGTCGCGGTGCCGAGGCGATCTCCACCGCCAGATCATGGGTGTCGGCGGCCAGATGGGCCAGGATGGTCTCGACCGCGCTCTCGAACTCGGCGATCAGGTGGCGTTCCAGCTTGCGCTCCGCGCTGCCGCCGAACGGGTCCAGCGCCGTGCCACGCAATCCCTTGAGGCGGGCGAGCAGCGGCATCAGGCGCAGCACCCAGGGGCCGAAGCGGCGCTTTTCAGCTCCCATGAAGGGCGGGGCCAGATGGATTTCCAGACGCTTCCAATCCTCGAACTGCTCCTTGAGCGAGGTGGTGAAGGCCGGGTCGGAATAGAGCCGGGCCACCTCGTACTCGTCCTTGTAGCTCATCAGCTTGGCTGCCGAGCGGGCCACCGCCTCGGTCAGGCTCTCCATGCCGGGCAGGACGGCGTTTTCCGCCGCCCTGACCCGGTCCACCAGGGCGCGGTAGCGGGACGCCCAGGCGGCGTTCTGGTAGCCGGTAAGATGGGCCACCCGGCGTTCGATGAGTTCGTCCAGGGTCTCGGACAGGCGGCGATGGTCGTTGCCGCCTACCGGCGGCGCGGCCATGCGCTCCACCGCGCCCAAGTCATGGGCGGCGAGGCGGCCCCAGCGGAAGGCCTGGACGTTGAAGTCCACCATGGCGCCGTTCAGCTCGACGGCGCGCAGGATGGAATCCTCGGACAGGGGGATGCGGCCCTTCTGCCAGGCATAGCCCACCAGGAACATGTTGGTGGCCAGCGCGTCGCCCAGCAGGGTGGTGGCCAGCCGGGTCGCCTCGACGAATTCGGATTCGCCGCCCACCTGATCCCTGATGGTGTCCTCCATGCTCCGCGCCGGGAAGTCCAGATCGGGGGCGTGGGTGAAGGTGGCGGGCATGGATTCGTGGCGGTTGACCACGGCGAAGGATTTGCCGGGCTTCAGCTTGGCCAGGGTGTCGAAGCCGGCCGCCACCACCATGTCGCAGGCGAGCAGCAGGCGGGCCTGGCCGGCGGCGATGCGCACGGCGTGCAGGCGGGCGGGATCGTCGCAGATGCGCACATGGCTCATCACCGCGCCGTTCTTCTGGGCCAGTCCGGTCTGGTCCAGCGAGGTGACGCCCTTGCCTTCCAGATGGGCGGCCATGCCCAGGACCTCGGCCACCGTCACCACGCCGGTGCCGCCGATGCCGGTGACGATGATGCCGTAGGGTTCGGCGGCGCCGGGTAGAGCGGGGGCGGGCAGGGAGGTGAGGTCGGCCTCGCCCCGGCCGGTCAGCCGGCGGATATGGGCGCCCTTGACCGAGACGAAGCTGGGGCAGAAGCCCTTGACGCAGGAAAAGTCCTTGTTGCACGACGACTGGTCGATGGCGCGCTTTCTGCCCCATTCGGTCTCGACCGGGATCACGGCGACGCAATTGCTTTGCACGCCGCAATCGCCGCAGCCCTCGCAGACCTTCTCGTTGATGAAGATGCGCTCGTCGGGGTCGGGCATCAGGCCGCGCTTACGACGGCGGCGCTTCTCGGCGGCGCAGGTCTGGTCGTAGATCAGCACGCTGACGCCCTGTTCCTCGCGCAAGCTCCGCTGCAAGGCATCCAGGGTGTCGCGGTGGTGGATGGTGGTACCCGAGGGGAAGCTGCCGGCCGGGTATTTGTCGGGATCGTCGGAGACCACGGCGATGCGCTTGACGCCCTCGGCGCGGACCTGGGCGGCCATGGCGGCCACCGAGAAGGCGGATTCGGCCGGTTGGCCGCCGGTCATGGCCACGGCGTCGTTGTAGAGGATCTTGTAGGTGATGTTGACCTTGGCGGCCAGCGCGGCGCGGATGGCCAGCGAGCCGGAATGGGTGTAGGTGCCGTCGCCTAAGTTCTGGAACATGTGGGTGCGCGACGTGAAGGGGGCCTGGCCGATCCAGGTGGCGCCCTCGCCGCCCATATGGGTGTAGGTCAGGGTCTCGCGGTCCATCCAGGTGGCCATGAAATGGCAGCCGATGCCGGCCATGGCCTGGCTGCCCTCGGGGATGTTGGTGGACGTGTTGTGGGGGCAGCCGGCGCAGAAATAGGGAATGCGGGTGAAGCCCTGGGGGATGGCGGCCAGGCGCCGCTCCTTGTCGGCCAGGAAGTCCAGGCGCTCCTTGACCCGGAGCGAGGTGTAGAAGCGGCCGATGCGGCCCGCGATGACCCGGGCGATCATGGCCGGGGTCAGCTCGCCATAGGGCGGCAGGGCCCAGGCGCCGCTCTCGTCGTGTTCGCCCACCACGCGGGGGCGGACGTCTTCGCGCCAGTTGTAGAGCTGGGCCTTGAGCTGCTCCTCGATGATTGCGCGCTTTTCCTCCACCACCAGGATCTCGTCCAGCCCCTCGGCGAAGGCGCGGATGCCGCTGGGCTCCAAGGGCCAGCTCATGCCCACCTTGTAGAGGCGGATGCCGATCTCGGCGGCGTGGCGCTCGTCGATGCCAAGATCCGCCAGGGCTTGCATGA includes:
- a CDS encoding tetratricopeptide repeat protein translates to MSEIEDLDLEFADLSEHSAVIDTLWQEASVARRYGDMDPALEAYRRIIELDPSHSEARLAAAETSRLAGRPRDALRFCLELLEMDRQHLGCRLELAEALRQLNQPDESHAIIDILLMERPDSVAVWCGLARLLADEGRLAGAEATLRRALRLNRGHGPAWAALGRVLARRGEGEAALDAFHAAIILEPEQPGHRVGLAETLMDLGRVDEAAAPIAHALVLDDEDAPARLAQARLLMLNFRLTQSWENAQWRHRLPGAPRPPLPAHPWEGQDLEGASLLLYAESGLSDTLMMARFIPVLAGRGASITLLVQPELAPLLETMGGVARTLRLGPPLPEDVTADYVASLEDLPWLLRVGPDSIPAAPYLTAPPGRIRRIRVPASTLVKVGIAWAAERPADDLDFGRVLDLATVPGTLLFSLETGPRAAEARERADPGLITDLSPTVTDFADLAGRIAEMDLVIATDGPAAHLAAAMGKPVLLLLPHAAHQRWLQGRDDSPWYPGLCLLRQPMPGRWDAPLAEARRRMEMLAQLAAERHEQQRRRAMGTGAAMEAFLAAHLAPGDLLLEVGAGSGDHVFGALDHCPDLLVIALEPSRADADILRDSLAVAGLEDQVEVIAAAAGAGEGRVLASREPKGGARVFALPDWVPAATPVRPLAALLDERPHLARCRVIVRLGQAGWEESVVSGLAGRAAIVVFKHRNGSAAADGLAQAGYGLWRFAEEVACGSPIPFDGSPGPVLALAAGIAPHAHYGPPALPPSPTLVGAEAERATQTAAPGPALQAAGRVNEAARLYGEALAIDPFCAMANANLAVMQHMAGKGDAAVASLTRALGRTGHPAIISNLAGVLRQAGRLGETDALLGEALAVDRENADLLYNLAKLRRDQGRLDEAEALIRRVLSLESRPPGLEWMLGQILLGAGKLDKGLALLAHRPAPPSRAPDLPQWDGGEIIATPLLVEAAGDLSDSLLLARYLPLLAARGALVTIACPDELAPLLAELPGIEQTVGEDEPLPSCSLRTSLTALPGLLAASDAPSPSGSAGYLVAGRGRRALRDNRLRVGLTWGGRKAGRSCPLGEMLNLGADPAIALVALADDDDLGRIAVDGADALVECPIPQPADLAEMAALIAGLDVVVGNDTVQLHLAASLGKPVIALAPQGFDWHWPMEREDSPWYPSVRVLRADGSGSWRPALRRVADILAVMAERKARL
- a CDS encoding indolepyruvate ferredoxin oxidoreductase family protein; this translates as MTVATAVTLDDKYLQQQGRVYLSGIQALVKLPMLQHLRDRAAGLNTGGFVSGYRGSPLGGLDKELWRAAAHLERHAVRFQPGLNEDLAATAIWGTQQIGLFKGPTHDGVFAMWYGKGPGLDRSVDVFKHANSAGAALHGGVLVLAGDDHGAKSSTLAHQSEHVFMAAQMPVLNPAGVQEVVDFGLFGWALSRFSGLWVGMKAISETVESSASVTIDPWRQVFVTPDDFKMPQGGLNIRWPDKFLEQEHRLMAQRIPAALAFAKANRIDRTIIDSPSPRFGIVTTGKSYLDVMQALADLGIDERHAAEIGIRLYKVGMSWPLEPSGIRAFAEGLDEILVVEEKRAIIEEQLKAQLYNWREDVRPRVVGEHDESGAWALPPYGELTPAMIARVIAGRIGRFYTSLRVKERLDFLADKERRLAAIPQGFTRIPYFCAGCPHNTSTNIPEGSQAMAGIGCHFMATWMDRETLTYTHMGGEGATWIGQAPFTSRTHMFQNLGDGTYTHSGSLAIRAALAAKVNITYKILYNDAVAMTGGQPAESAFSVAAMAAQVRAEGVKRIAVVSDDPDKYPAGSFPSGTTIHHRDTLDALQRSLREEQGVSVLIYDQTCAAEKRRRRKRGLMPDPDERIFINEKVCEGCGDCGVQSNCVAVIPVETEWGRKRAIDQSSCNKDFSCVKGFCPSFVSVKGAHIRRLTGRGEADLTSLPAPALPGAAEPYGIIVTGIGGTGVVTVAEVLGMAAHLEGKGVTSLDQTGLAQKNGAVMSHVRICDDPARLHAVRIAAGQARLLLACDMVVAAGFDTLAKLKPGKSFAVVNRHESMPATFTHAPDLDFPARSMEDTIRDQVGGESEFVEATRLATTLLGDALATNMFLVGYAWQKGRIPLSEDSILRAVELNGAMVDFNVQAFRWGRLAAHDLGAVERMAAPPVGGNDHRRLSETLDELIERRVAHLTGYQNAAWASRYRALVDRVRAAENAVLPGMESLTEAVARSAAKLMSYKDEYEVARLYSDPAFTTSLKEQFEDWKRLEIHLAPPFMGAEKRRFGPWVLRLMPLLARLKGLRGTALDPFGGSAERKLERHLIAEFESAVETILAHLAADTHDLAVEIASAPRRIRGFGPIKLKAAAEVRAEMAEMLQRLASPKDGRRAAE